In the genome of Bacillus sp. S3, one region contains:
- a CDS encoding globin, with protein sequence MIEKKLTPFEAIGEDTLYRLVDTFYGLVAQHPELAPIFPNQFTEIARKQKQFLTQYLGGPPIYTEEHGHPMMRARHLPFPVTPSRAKAWLSCMKNAMDMVGLHGTIRDDFYDRLYLTAQHMINTPDEGEIPGENRE encoded by the coding sequence ATGATTGAAAAAAAGCTTACACCATTTGAGGCCATTGGTGAAGATACATTATACCGTCTTGTCGACACTTTTTATGGCCTCGTTGCACAACATCCTGAGCTTGCTCCAATATTCCCAAATCAATTTACTGAAATAGCACGAAAACAGAAGCAATTTTTGACACAATATTTAGGCGGGCCCCCGATTTATACAGAGGAACATGGACATCCGATGATGCGTGCCCGTCATTTGCCCTTTCCAGTTACACCATCGCGGGCAAAAGCATGGTTATCTTGTATGAAAAACGCAATGGATATGGTCGGCTTACATGGTACAATCCGAGATGATTTCTATGACCGGCTCTATCTTACTGCCCAACATATGATTAACACGCCTGACGAAGGCGAGATACCAGGTGAAAATCGTGAGTAA
- a CDS encoding CYTH domain-containing protein, whose product MSQNIEIEFKNMLTKKEYEQLLKEFKIKDGQIFSQENHYFDTADFSLKETGAALRIRQKGGAYEMTLKQPNEVGLLETNQTLSRVEASLAMNQGQLPYGIIQELIAEQGIPFSKIDYFGSLTTNRVEFQYKNGLLVLDHSSYMGIDDYELEYEVDSFTEGQKIFLELLAQFGIPKRKTENKILRFYNQRYKQL is encoded by the coding sequence GTGTCACAAAATATTGAGATCGAATTTAAAAATATGCTTACAAAAAAGGAATATGAGCAGCTTCTTAAGGAATTCAAAATAAAGGATGGCCAAATTTTTTCCCAAGAAAATCATTACTTTGATACAGCCGATTTTTCTTTAAAGGAAACGGGTGCTGCTTTACGCATCCGTCAAAAAGGAGGAGCTTACGAAATGACCCTAAAACAGCCTAATGAGGTTGGACTGCTAGAAACCAATCAAACCTTAAGCCGGGTAGAAGCGTCATTGGCAATGAATCAGGGGCAGCTCCCATACGGAATCATCCAGGAACTAATCGCAGAACAGGGTATTCCTTTTTCCAAAATAGATTATTTTGGATCGCTCACGACAAATAGAGTAGAATTTCAATACAAGAATGGATTACTTGTTCTTGACCATAGTTCTTATATGGGAATTGATGATTACGAATTAGAATATGAAGTGGATTCCTTTACCGAGGGACAGAAAATTTTCCTAGAACTTCTTGCTCAATTTGGGATTCCAAAACGGAAAACGGAGAATAAAATCCTCCGCTTCTATAATCAAAGATATAAACAGTTATAA
- a CDS encoding GTP pyrophosphokinase family protein has protein sequence MKHWDQFLAPYKQAVSELKIKLKGMRGQFELDSSHSPIEFVTGRVKPIASILDKANQKGIPLERLEEEMQDIAGMRIMCQFVEDIHMVVNLLRHRNDLEVVEERDYISHKKTSGYRSYHVVIRYPVQTIHGEKKILAEIQIRTLAMNFWATIEHSLNYKYKGVFPTDIQMRLQRASEAAFRLDEEMSIIRGEIQEAQAFFTRKKELTQEDKN, from the coding sequence ATGAAGCATTGGGATCAATTTTTAGCCCCATATAAGCAGGCTGTATCTGAGCTAAAAATAAAATTAAAGGGAATGAGGGGGCAATTTGAATTAGATTCTTCTCATTCACCCATTGAATTTGTTACAGGGCGCGTTAAACCAATCGCAAGTATTCTCGATAAAGCTAATCAAAAAGGTATACCGCTTGAACGTTTGGAAGAGGAAATGCAAGATATTGCAGGCATGCGAATTATGTGTCAATTTGTAGAAGATATACATATGGTTGTCAATTTGTTAAGACACCGCAATGATCTGGAAGTAGTGGAGGAAAGAGATTACATCTCTCATAAAAAGACGAGCGGGTATCGTTCCTATCATGTGGTGATTCGCTACCCGGTTCAAACCATTCATGGCGAGAAGAAAATCCTTGCCGAAATTCAAATCAGAACGCTGGCAATGAATTTTTGGGCGACAATTGAACATTCATTAAATTACAAGTATAAAGGAGTATTTCCAACTGATATTCAAATGAGACTGCAAAGAGCTTCCGAAGCCGCTTTTCGGCTTGACGAGGAAATGTCAATAATCCGCGGTGAAATCCAGGAAGCTCAAGCTTTTTTTACAAGAAAGAAAGAGTTAACGCAGGAAGATAAGAACTAA
- a CDS encoding NAD kinase produces the protein MKFAITSKGDQKSNILMHKMRTYLLDFDLIYDEDQPDIVVSIGGDGTLLYAFHRYSSRLSKTAFVGIHTGHLGFYADWIPDEIEKLVIAIAKTPYQVVEYPLLEVIIRYSHAGKESRYLALNESTVKSVEGTLVMDVEIRGQHFERFRGDGLCVSTPSGSTAYNKALGGAIIHPAISAIQVAEMASINNKVFRTVGSPLILPAHHNCMLKPVNRSDFQVTIDHLTLLHKDVKSIQFRVPEEKIRFARFRPFPFWKRVHDSFISD, from the coding sequence ATGAAATTTGCGATTACTTCAAAAGGAGATCAAAAATCAAACATTTTAATGCACAAAATGAGGACGTATTTACTTGATTTTGATCTTATCTACGATGAGGACCAGCCCGATATTGTTGTTTCCATTGGCGGCGATGGAACGTTGCTGTATGCTTTCCACCGCTACAGCAGTCGTTTAAGCAAAACGGCATTTGTCGGCATCCATACAGGGCACCTCGGTTTTTATGCCGACTGGATACCGGATGAAATTGAAAAGCTTGTGATTGCTATAGCTAAAACTCCTTATCAAGTTGTCGAATATCCACTGCTTGAGGTCATCATTCGATACTCGCATGCCGGTAAGGAATCAAGGTATTTAGCCCTAAACGAATCAACAGTAAAAAGTGTAGAGGGAACACTTGTGATGGATGTTGAAATTCGCGGCCAGCATTTTGAACGGTTCCGTGGCGATGGTCTCTGCGTTTCAACTCCTTCTGGAAGTACGGCATATAATAAAGCGCTGGGTGGGGCAATTATTCACCCGGCGATATCTGCCATTCAAGTCGCGGAAATGGCGTCCATTAATAACAAGGTATTTAGAACAGTGGGCTCGCCGCTAATCCTTCCTGCACATCATAACTGTATGCTGAAACCTGTTAACCGTTCAGATTTTCAGGTAACGATTGATCATTTGACACTGCTTCATAAGGACGTTAAATCGATTCAATTTAGGGTGCCGGAGGAGAAGATTCGTTTTGCCCGCTTTCGTCCATTTCCATTCTGGAAAAGAGTTCATGACTCATTTATTTCGGACTAG
- a CDS encoding RluA family pseudouridine synthase, with the protein MTSHFQLKWIIDEQNSGMLIKEFLKKEEISRTALTDIKFKGGGIRVNSEEMNVRYKLLTGDVLTVVFPAEHPSEGVQGEDLPLSVLFEDDYLLVVCKPAGMNTIPSREHPKGSLANALVGYYQRINLKATSHIVTRLDRDTSGIVLIAKHRHVHHLFSKMQQNGQVKRTYEAFAAGLLAQDSGSIKEPIGRKEDSIIEREVRNDGQYACTHYRVLKRHNAFSHIELQLETGRTHQIRVHMSYIGHPLLGDDLYGGDVTLLNRQALHCKQIKFKHPFSGEEMMFSASLPQDMSVILEADLL; encoded by the coding sequence ATGACATCTCATTTTCAATTGAAATGGATAATCGATGAACAGAATAGCGGCATGTTAATAAAGGAATTTTTAAAAAAGGAAGAGATTTCACGTACGGCTTTAACTGATATTAAGTTTAAAGGCGGAGGGATACGGGTAAATAGTGAAGAAATGAATGTCCGATACAAACTTTTAACGGGCGATGTCCTGACGGTTGTATTTCCCGCTGAGCATCCCAGCGAAGGAGTTCAAGGCGAGGATCTGCCGTTAAGTGTTTTGTTTGAAGATGATTATCTTCTTGTTGTCTGCAAACCAGCTGGTATGAATACGATTCCCTCTAGGGAACACCCTAAGGGCAGTCTAGCCAATGCCCTTGTCGGCTACTATCAACGGATTAACCTTAAAGCAACATCTCATATCGTCACAAGGCTTGACCGTGATACATCGGGGATTGTTTTAATTGCTAAGCATCGTCATGTTCATCACTTGTTTAGCAAAATGCAGCAGAACGGACAGGTTAAAAGGACGTATGAGGCTTTTGCCGCTGGTTTACTTGCGCAAGATAGTGGTAGTATTAAGGAACCGATTGGCCGTAAAGAGGACAGTATAATCGAAAGAGAAGTACGTAACGACGGTCAATATGCCTGTACGCATTATCGGGTACTAAAGAGACATAATGCGTTTTCACATATTGAGTTACAACTTGAAACAGGTAGGACGCATCAAATTAGGGTTCATATGTCCTATATTGGCCATCCCTTGCTCGGTGATGATTTGTATGGAGGAGATGTAACGTTACTCAATCGGCAGGCGCTTCATTGCAAACAAATCAAATTTAAGCACCCATTCTCCGGAGAAGAGATGATGTTTTCAGCATCGCTTCCACAGGATATGAGTGTCATATTAGAGGCTGATCTGCTTTGA
- the prpE gene encoding bis(5'-nucleosyl)-tetraphosphatase PrpE, with translation MKIDIIGDIHGCLNEFKELTLKLGYRWDNGLPVHHENRLLGFVGDLTDRGPESLKMAEIVWQLVVKLKQAYYTPGNHCNKLYRFFLGNKVQIAHGLETTVAEYESLYKKDQQSIRKKFIELYEKAPLYLVLDNQKLIIAHAGIKEEFIGQTHAKVKEFVLYGDITGKKNPDGTPVRRDWAKTYHGDSRIVYGHTPVKEPRILNNTYNIDTGAVFGGKLTALRYPEMELISVPSSMLYVEEKFKEFD, from the coding sequence ATGAAAATTGATATTATCGGTGATATTCACGGGTGTTTAAACGAGTTTAAGGAGTTAACCTTAAAGCTTGGCTACAGATGGGATAATGGTTTACCAGTGCATCATGAGAACAGGTTACTTGGTTTCGTTGGTGATTTAACGGACAGAGGGCCCGAATCTCTAAAAATGGCTGAGATTGTTTGGCAGCTAGTCGTCAAGCTAAAACAAGCTTATTATACTCCTGGAAACCACTGCAATAAGTTATACCGTTTCTTTCTAGGGAACAAAGTTCAGATTGCACATGGACTTGAAACAACTGTAGCAGAATATGAATCATTATATAAAAAAGACCAGCAATCCATTCGTAAAAAATTTATTGAGCTTTATGAAAAGGCCCCACTTTATTTAGTATTAGATAATCAAAAGCTCATTATTGCACATGCTGGAATAAAAGAAGAGTTTATCGGACAGACACATGCAAAGGTTAAAGAATTTGTTCTTTACGGAGATATTACGGGTAAAAAGAATCCTGACGGCACACCGGTTAGACGGGATTGGGCGAAAACGTATCATGGCGATTCCCGTATTGTTTACGGACATACACCGGTAAAAGAGCCGCGAATCCTTAACAATACGTATAATATTGATACAGGTGCCGTATTTGGCGGCAAGCTTACCGCATTAAGATACCCTGAAATGGAATTGATTTCTGTACCTTCTTCTATGCTTTATGTTGAAGAAAAATTTAAAGAATTTGATTGA
- a CDS encoding monovalent cation:proton antiporter family protein codes for MEQHVSVISLLVVVTMAFITPIILHRFKLNFIPVVVAEIIMGLIIGKSGFDIVHQDAWLSTLSSLGFIFLMFLSGLEIDFTAFTGSKKREILPNGKKEPNTFAVATIIFAGIFVFSLGLSYLFVIAGFIDNAFLMTLIISTISLGVVVPTLKEAHLMKTVIGQIILLVAVIADLVTMILLAIFVSLYEASHGNTWLLLILFAAGIVLYFVGKRFKNRNFIETLSTGTVQIGTRAVFTLIIVLVGLSETVGAENILGAFLAGVLVSLLSPNQELVHKLDSFGYGFLIPIFFVMVGVNLDVWSLFSEKKLLLLIPLLLVGLLLSKLLPVYLLKIWYDLKTVISSGFLLTSTLSLVIAAATIGERIGVITEQMKGTLILVAVITSIITPIVFKKLFPKEAVTSKKVRVSFLGANQVTLPVSRELKSGLYDPVLYHTKMEKSEKQIANSLFDIIEIPDYSIETIAHTDVYQSEIVVISTGDENVNAVLAIAAKEKTVPRVIARIESQDLEQSLREQHIEVYSAFKSSKTLLRALIESPTLINILTDQEEGLFEIVMLNPHFEGMSLRRFPFTGDIIFVRIFREKDSIVPHGDTELQMHDRLIVTGSKEYVDELKRELEFCETC; via the coding sequence ATGGAGCAGCACGTCTCAGTCATTTCTTTGCTTGTGGTTGTCACCATGGCATTTATAACTCCCATTATTCTACATAGGTTTAAATTGAATTTTATCCCGGTAGTCGTTGCTGAAATTATTATGGGGCTGATTATTGGGAAAAGCGGTTTTGATATCGTTCATCAGGACGCATGGCTTTCTACACTTTCATCCCTTGGCTTCATCTTCCTGATGTTTTTAAGCGGGCTTGAAATTGATTTTACGGCCTTTACAGGCAGTAAAAAGCGGGAAATTCTTCCGAACGGTAAAAAAGAGCCAAATACGTTTGCTGTCGCCACCATTATCTTTGCCGGAATCTTTGTTTTTTCTCTTGGGTTATCCTATTTGTTTGTCATTGCCGGATTTATCGATAATGCCTTCTTAATGACACTTATCATTTCGACCATTTCGCTCGGGGTAGTTGTGCCTACTTTAAAAGAGGCCCACCTAATGAAAACAGTAATCGGACAAATTATTTTGCTGGTTGCTGTCATAGCTGATTTAGTCACGATGATTTTGCTTGCCATTTTTGTCTCGCTGTATGAAGCGAGTCACGGAAATACCTGGCTGCTGTTGATTTTATTCGCTGCTGGTATTGTCCTTTATTTTGTCGGAAAAAGATTTAAAAATCGGAACTTCATTGAGACTTTGTCAACTGGGACAGTACAAATTGGAACAAGAGCGGTATTTACACTTATTATTGTCCTAGTAGGTTTATCCGAAACTGTCGGTGCTGAAAATATCCTTGGAGCATTTCTAGCCGGAGTTCTTGTATCGTTATTATCACCAAACCAGGAGCTTGTCCATAAGCTAGATTCCTTTGGATACGGCTTTTTAATCCCAATTTTCTTCGTGATGGTAGGTGTGAATCTCGATGTGTGGTCTCTTTTCAGTGAAAAGAAGCTTTTGCTTTTAATCCCGCTTTTACTAGTTGGTCTCTTGCTATCTAAACTTTTGCCAGTCTACCTGTTAAAAATTTGGTATGATCTAAAAACGGTAATTTCCTCCGGTTTTCTACTTACATCGACCCTTTCACTGGTTATTGCTGCCGCTACAATAGGGGAGAGAATTGGGGTTATTACGGAGCAGATGAAGGGGACACTAATTTTAGTAGCGGTAATTACATCAATTATTACACCAATTGTCTTTAAAAAGTTGTTTCCGAAAGAAGCGGTTACGAGCAAAAAGGTCCGTGTTTCTTTCTTAGGTGCAAACCAGGTTACTCTGCCAGTATCGCGGGAGTTAAAGTCCGGACTATATGATCCAGTTCTGTACCATACAAAAATGGAAAAGTCGGAAAAGCAGATTGCCAATTCGCTTTTTGATATTATCGAAATCCCTGATTACTCCATTGAGACCATTGCACATACAGATGTATATCAGTCTGAGATTGTGGTAATTTCAACAGGGGATGAAAATGTGAATGCAGTCTTGGCGATTGCAGCAAAGGAGAAAACCGTTCCAAGGGTAATCGCCCGGATTGAAAGTCAAGATTTAGAACAAAGCTTGAGAGAGCAGCATATTGAAGTGTACTCTGCCTTTAAGTCTTCAAAAACATTGCTCCGGGCGTTAATCGAATCACCTACATTGATTAACATTCTAACGGACCAAGAGGAAGGGCTTTTTGAAATTGTGATGTTGAATCCGCATTTTGAAGGGATGTCGTTAAGAAGATTTCCGTTTACAGGTGATATTATTTTTGTACGAATTTTTAGAGAGAAGGATTCGATTGTTCCCCATGGTGATACTGAATTACAGATGCATGACCGCCTGATTGTAACAGGCTCAAAGGAATATGTAGATGAATTGAAAAGGGAATTGGAATTTTGCGAAACATGTTAA
- the fabI gene encoding enoyl-ACP reductase FabI, with protein sequence MNFSLAGKTYVVMGVANKRSIAWGIARSLHNAGARLIFTYAGERIESSVRELADSLEAEGTLVLPCDVTNDEAIADCFAKIKEAAGTIHGLAHCIAFAKTEELKGEFVNTSRDGFLLAQNISAFSLTAVAKEARGLMTEGGSIVTLTYLGGERAIPNYNVMGVAKASLDASVRYLATDLGKDGIRVNSISAGPIRTLSAKAIGEFNSILNEIEEKAPLRKTTTPEEVGDTALFLFSDLSRGITGENIHVDSGYHIL encoded by the coding sequence ATGAATTTTTCATTAGCAGGTAAAACATATGTAGTCATGGGTGTAGCTAATAAACGAAGTATTGCATGGGGAATTGCCCGATCATTGCATAATGCAGGGGCAAGATTAATTTTCACATATGCCGGTGAAAGAATTGAGAGCAGTGTTCGTGAACTAGCTGATTCGTTAGAGGCGGAAGGGACACTTGTACTTCCATGTGATGTAACAAATGATGAAGCAATTGCCGATTGTTTCGCAAAAATAAAGGAGGCAGCCGGAACGATTCACGGTCTTGCACATTGTATTGCCTTTGCCAAAACAGAGGAATTAAAAGGTGAATTTGTCAACACTTCAAGGGATGGTTTCCTCCTTGCACAAAATATAAGCGCCTTTTCATTAACAGCTGTAGCCAAAGAAGCACGAGGCTTAATGACTGAGGGCGGCAGCATTGTTACATTAACGTATTTAGGCGGCGAGCGCGCGATTCCGAACTACAATGTTATGGGTGTTGCAAAAGCTTCTCTTGATGCCAGCGTCCGTTATTTAGCAACAGATCTCGGTAAAGATGGGATTCGTGTTAATTCCATTTCTGCTGGTCCCATCCGTACACTTTCAGCTAAAGCAATCGGAGAATTCAATTCTATCTTAAACGAAATTGAAGAAAAGGCACCATTACGGAAAACAACTACACCTGAAGAAGTCGGTGACACCGCTCTATTCCTTTTCAGTGACCTTTCGCGTGGGATTACAGGCGAAAACATTCACGTTGATTCAGGGTATCACATTCTATAA
- a CDS encoding CotO family spore coat protein, with product MSKMKSKGPLLYVHQPFSRMPTNNNMQEIYTSRSEQEPQEEEIQNNAQKKISLAKKELFQEPIPIEVVKAEHTQTAHHPQNKRTGLKRVKPFKEMDVLERLDYLINFPKVLPPVPCVFYTAEKNYQGYLTEYDQNHVTIQFHDQTSKTIPLGEIKDVIMIGIKNI from the coding sequence ATGTCGAAAATGAAGAGTAAGGGGCCGCTTTTATATGTTCATCAGCCCTTTTCTAGGATGCCAACAAACAATAATATGCAGGAGATATATACCAGCAGGAGCGAACAGGAACCTCAAGAGGAGGAAATTCAGAATAACGCTCAAAAGAAAATTTCCCTTGCGAAAAAGGAGCTTTTCCAGGAACCGATCCCAATTGAAGTAGTCAAAGCAGAACATACACAAACAGCCCATCATCCGCAAAACAAAAGAACAGGTCTTAAAAGGGTCAAACCCTTTAAAGAAATGGATGTATTGGAACGATTAGACTACCTAATCAACTTTCCAAAAGTACTTCCACCTGTCCCATGTGTCTTTTATACCGCTGAAAAAAATTATCAAGGTTATTTAACGGAATACGATCAAAACCATGTTACAATCCAATTTCACGACCAGACATCAAAAACCATTCCGCTCGGGGAAATAAAGGATGTCATCATGATCGGGATAAAGAATATCTAG
- a CDS encoding CotY/CotZ family spore coat protein: MGCGNNHDDFRNGNCVCEVVRAIKDIQDNAVEEECAECSSCFTEPLGAMVSPARREPVDTRVFVLSTADGTPFHAFLTHEGNACVSIYFRVEEVFDNCCATLRVLVPGHRDSSGHFAPVNLVSSSDKCCVDLTKVCQVDRFRASRDCITVDLKCFCAVQCIADVNLGLCN; the protein is encoded by the coding sequence ATGGGTTGTGGAAATAATCATGACGATTTTCGCAATGGTAACTGTGTATGCGAAGTAGTTCGTGCCATTAAAGATATCCAAGATAATGCTGTAGAAGAAGAATGCGCAGAGTGTTCCAGCTGTTTTACTGAACCACTAGGTGCTATGGTGTCACCGGCTAGGAGAGAACCGGTTGATACACGAGTATTTGTCTTAAGTACGGCAGACGGAACTCCGTTTCATGCATTCTTAACGCATGAAGGTAACGCCTGTGTATCCATCTACTTCCGTGTAGAAGAAGTATTTGACAATTGCTGTGCTACACTTCGTGTTTTAGTGCCTGGACACCGCGATAGCAGCGGACACTTTGCTCCGGTGAACCTTGTTTCAAGCAGCGACAAATGCTGTGTGGACCTCACAAAGGTTTGCCAGGTCGACAGATTCCGCGCCAGCAGAGATTGCATTACGGTTGACTTGAAATGCTTCTGTGCGGTTCAATGTATTGCAGACGTTAACCTAGGATTATGCAATTAA
- a CDS encoding DUF1360 domain-containing protein, translating to MKITFLNLIILSLASFRLTRLLVFDKITEFIRAPFFDEVSEENEEGELEVYYLPKKSGVKKFLGELLSCYWCTGIWASALIVGAGYLSPTIAAPIILILAIAGFASIIEFFVQYFIEK from the coding sequence ATGAAAATAACCTTTTTAAACTTGATTATTTTGTCACTCGCAAGCTTTAGGCTGACAAGATTACTTGTTTTTGATAAAATTACCGAATTTATTCGCGCCCCTTTTTTTGATGAAGTAAGTGAGGAAAATGAGGAAGGCGAACTAGAGGTCTATTACCTTCCGAAGAAATCAGGGGTTAAGAAATTTCTAGGTGAACTTCTCAGTTGTTATTGGTGTACGGGAATCTGGGCATCAGCCCTTATCGTAGGAGCTGGCTATCTATCCCCTACCATTGCTGCACCTATCATACTTATTTTAGCGATTGCAGGCTTTGCTTCAATTATTGAATTTTTTGTACAGTATTTTATCGAAAAATAA
- a CDS encoding YhcN/YlaJ family sporulation lipoprotein, translating into MATKYRLFMLLCLLLLAACNHNDKEKDSRLALVKTTNPNPVMTDKAKNSDGVEEIKKEVSSLPELYDVAVVKGKKDTLVVYKVKHLHRFKMKKIEKNVSSMLKEKYPKEKFTVSSDYKIFLETVRLNERMESAKFTRKEAEKRFKEIVKMTEDLK; encoded by the coding sequence ATGGCGACTAAATACCGATTATTCATGCTTTTGTGTTTATTATTATTGGCAGCCTGTAATCATAACGACAAGGAAAAAGACAGTCGACTAGCATTGGTGAAAACGACAAATCCTAATCCAGTCATGACTGACAAAGCAAAGAACAGTGACGGAGTGGAAGAAATTAAAAAGGAGGTCAGTTCTTTGCCGGAACTTTATGATGTTGCCGTTGTAAAGGGGAAAAAGGATACGCTTGTCGTTTATAAGGTGAAGCATCTGCACCGTTTTAAAATGAAAAAGATCGAAAAGAATGTAAGTTCAATGCTAAAAGAGAAATATCCGAAAGAAAAATTTACGGTCTCAAGCGATTATAAGATTTTTCTTGAAACCGTCAGGCTGAATGAGCGCATGGAATCAGCAAAATTTACTCGGAAGGAAGCCGAAAAGCGGTTTAAGGAAATCGTAAAAATGACAGAAGATCTAAAGTAA